The nucleotide sequence TTGAAATTATTGCTTGCCCAGTTTGCCACGGCAAACTTATCTTTGATAAAGAAAACTCAGAGCTTATCTGCAAAATTGATCATTTAGCTTATCCTGTTCGTGACAATATCCCCGTTCTTCTGGAGAATGAAGCAAGAGAATTATCACTAGAAGAGGAAAAGTAACTTCATGTTCACGGTCAT is from Proteus columbae and encodes:
- a CDS encoding Trm112 family protein; translated protein: MDHRLLEIIACPVCHGKLIFDKENSELICKIDHLAYPVRDNIPVLLENEARELSLEEEK